Below is a genomic region from Acidimicrobiales bacterium.
GGGACGGCCAAGAGGTCCATGAGCCCGAACAGGGCGGCGACCACGGCTCCCAGGAGGCCGACTGCTATCAACCACCGCGCTGCATCGACGAGCGAAACGGAGCCGTTGCTGTTGACCCGACTGATGATGTCGAACACCAGACTCGCCACCCAGGCCCCAACGGGGATGGTCACCAAGATGGGGTGAAACGGGTGACCGTAGGGCCCGGCGAGGGTGGAAACCGGTTGCCTGTCCCGGCTAGGTGTGACTGTCGACATGACGCACCTCTTTCGTTCAGGCCTTCTCGCGCATTGCCCTCACCTGAATATAACTAATAGCAGTATACGAAATCAAGTTTCGCCCTGTAATCATCGGAATTGATTCCCTTATCGACTACCCACATTTGAGATATTCTTCACCTGTGAACGAAGAGGAGGCGGTGGCCGCCCTGTCACTGCTCAACGACGACGTCCGGCGGCGCCTCCACCGCTTCGCCCGCCAATCGCCCGATCCGGTGACCCGGGAACAGGCGGCGAACGCCATAAGCGTGTCCTCCAAGCTCGCGGCCTTCCACCTGGACAGACTGGTCGATGCAGGTTTGCTGGTAGCCGATCACGAGGTGCCCCGAGGGCTGCGACGCCGGGTGGGACGAGCGCCGAAGCGCTACCGGCCGTCGGGATCGGAGGTGTCGCTGTCCATCCCCGCCCGTCGCTACGACCTCGTCGGGGAGATCCTCGTTGACGCCATCAAGGAGATCGACCCGCTGAGAAGCCCGGAGCAATCGGCCTGCCGGGTCGCCTTCGCACGCGGCCATGAGATCGGTCGTGCCCGCAAAGAGGAGCTGAGGCGGGGCCGACTCGGGGCCGAGCGAGCGGTCGGCGAAGCCAGGGGCCTGCTCGAAGGACTCGGTTTCGAGCCTGTCGCCGAATCGAACGGTCTCGCACTGAGGAACTGCCCGTTCCACGC
It encodes:
- a CDS encoding DUF2231 domain-containing protein gives rise to the protein MSTVTPSRDRQPVSTLAGPYGHPFHPILVTIPVGAWVASLVFDIISRVNSNGSVSLVDAARWLIAVGLLGAVVAALFGLMDLLAVPLARGVLEVAAK